The proteins below come from a single Acidobacteriota bacterium genomic window:
- a CDS encoding RidA family protein, whose translation MRDVIATDQAPKAIGPYSQAIRANGFVFTSGQVAIDPATQQVVAGDVSVQTERVFKNLAGLLKAAGTSLDKAVRCTVFLKNMGDFAAMNEVYGRYFTAAFPARTTVEAARLPKDVLVEIDVIALV comes from the coding sequence ATGCGTGATGTGATTGCTACCGATCAGGCTCCCAAGGCGATCGGTCCTTATTCGCAGGCGATTCGAGCCAATGGATTTGTATTTACGTCCGGCCAGGTGGCGATCGATCCAGCGACTCAACAAGTGGTTGCGGGAGACGTCTCGGTGCAAACGGAGCGTGTCTTCAAGAACCTTGCCGGGCTGCTCAAGGCGGCGGGCACCAGTCTGGATAAGGCGGTCCGGTGCACGGTCTTCCTGAAGAATATGGGAGACTTCGCGGCAATGAATGAAGTGTATGGTCGTTATTTCACCGCTGCTTTCCCGGCGCGTACGACGGTGGAGGCGGCGCGGCTTCCGAAAGATGTGCTGGTCGAGATCGATGTGATCGCGCTGGTTTAA
- the ruvX gene encoding Holliday junction resolvase RuvX, which translates to MTDSVLRTRIMALDVGARRIGVAVSDQLGITAQGIDTIQRKNKRTDLEVLRRLLAKYQIEEVVVGLPLRLSGAEGTQSEKMRVFADDLRHHLGVTVHLWDERWTSTEANRLLRETDLSIEKRAKAVDRMAATLILQSWLEAHR; encoded by the coding sequence ATGACCGATTCCGTCTTGCGCACTCGCATCATGGCTCTCGACGTGGGCGCGCGGCGTATTGGGGTGGCGGTCTCGGACCAGTTGGGAATCACGGCGCAGGGAATCGATACGATCCAGCGGAAGAATAAGCGCACGGATCTCGAAGTGCTGCGGCGGCTGCTGGCCAAGTATCAGATCGAGGAAGTGGTGGTTGGACTGCCGCTGCGGTTGAGTGGAGCGGAAGGGACGCAGTCGGAAAAGATGCGCGTCTTCGCCGACGATTTGCGGCACCACCTGGGGGTCACGGTCCACTTGTGGGACGAGCGGTGGACGTCGACGGAAGCGAACCGGCTGTTGCGGGAAACAGATCTCTCGATTGAGAAGCGGGCCAAGGCGGTGGACCGGATGGCGGCGACGCTGATTTTGCAGTCATGGCTGGAGGCGCACCGGTAA
- a CDS encoding AI-2E family transporter: MDSVDTHRRHHWSLTLLGIGLIIVFAYYGESVLAVMFFSILLTFILDPLVELFSIHLRLPRALGSLTAVLILLAILYGISYASYSRAVAFVDSVPQYSQKIRSMLKPFRQQAEKLEKTQEAVGEPEPTNVLAVRQVTSWADMLTHGVSTLTEVLLAASFVPFLAYFLLTWKHHARSATVMLFPLEHRHTAYVTLGLIGKMLQSFIVGNLLIGLLISGISVIIFWLLGVPFFYFIGFASGFLSLVPYLGLVLAMVPPILVGLGQLDASDLLAVVFVVILLHLFALNVLYPKMLGARLKLNPLAVTIALLFWGWIWGAIGLVLAIPITGALKIIFDHVESMKAFAAWLGE; encoded by the coding sequence ATGGACTCCGTCGACACACACCGCAGGCATCACTGGTCGCTGACGCTGCTCGGCATCGGCCTGATCATCGTGTTCGCCTACTACGGAGAATCCGTTCTGGCCGTGATGTTCTTCTCCATCCTCCTGACATTCATTCTGGATCCGCTCGTCGAACTCTTCAGCATCCATCTGCGTCTTCCGCGCGCTCTCGGCTCGCTGACGGCCGTCCTCATCCTGCTCGCGATCCTGTACGGAATTTCTTATGCCTCCTACAGCCGCGCTGTCGCCTTTGTTGACTCCGTGCCGCAGTATTCCCAGAAAATTCGCTCGATGCTGAAGCCCTTTCGCCAGCAGGCCGAGAAATTGGAGAAGACGCAGGAAGCCGTTGGCGAGCCCGAACCAACCAACGTGCTCGCCGTGCGGCAGGTCACCAGCTGGGCCGATATGCTCACGCACGGCGTCAGTACGCTGACCGAAGTCCTGCTCGCGGCTTCGTTCGTTCCGTTTCTTGCTTATTTTCTGTTGACCTGGAAGCATCACGCGCGTTCCGCGACCGTCATGCTCTTTCCACTCGAGCATCGCCACACCGCGTACGTCACGCTCGGCCTGATCGGCAAGATGTTGCAGAGCTTCATCGTCGGTAATCTCCTGATTGGCCTGCTCATCTCCGGCATCAGCGTCATCATTTTCTGGCTGCTCGGAGTTCCGTTCTTCTATTTCATCGGATTCGCCAGCGGCTTCCTCAGCCTCGTGCCTTATTTGGGCCTGGTTCTCGCGATGGTGCCTCCCATCCTCGTTGGCCTCGGACAACTCGATGCCAGCGACTTGTTGGCAGTAGTCTTCGTCGTCATCCTCCTCCATCTGTTCGCCCTGAATGTCCTGTATCCAAAAATGCTAGGCGCTCGCCTCAAGCTCAACCCTCTGGCGGTCACCATCGCACTCCTTTTCTGGGGATGGATCTGGGGCGCCATCGGATTAGTTCTCGCCATTCCCATCACTGGAGCACTGAAGATCATCTTCGACCACGTGGAATCCATGAAAGCTTTCGCAGCATGGCTCGGCGAATAA
- a CDS encoding carbohydrate binding family 9 domain-containing protein: protein MSRKFGLKACVSLGAVFFLPMMVRALPPGFPSASPSSQVQSEAATPAPQRLSTDSEGGLVIPRLSRAPTLEEFLTMQPEGEAALAMAKVTKFVQRDPHDGEPVTQPTEAYLGYDDKNLYVVFVCHDDPAKIRAHETRREGFDGTDDDVAIMLDTFHDRRRAYEFEVNPKGIQWDAVWTEASFADTGGNFDTSFDTVWNSKGKVTSQGYVAWMAIPFRSLRFSSAHDQTWGIILLREIIRDNEKSFWPHISVNREGRLGQAGTAKGLSGISPGRNIQLIPYTLLNSFHSVDDRVAGGTPCPTPLLPDRNCAAFQNRDIGGTFGLDGKLILKDSLVLDVTANPDFSQVESDQPQVTVNQRYEVYFPEKRPFFIENADYFRTPIDLFFTRRIVNPTGGIRLTGKVGPYSLGILSSDDRGPGLTRDPNDRDLFKSRDYFTIARVSRDIFKQSSIGAIFTDWESPATSNVNLDRRSDFNRVGGIDSRLKFSTNWTADLQAVVSSTNFGGFYSFGENYKADVTYTSRHLNHTGTFNDVSPGFTTVPGFVTRPDIREYRDDTAYFFRPKHGPVVSWGPELSGHWTWDHNGLRLDTDYLPSLNVNLKRQTRISIFPYEEFRERLRPSDYPGVLDSSVDFHEHSSGLNVSSSPFAQLTLGGYYFWGDAVNFIPGSVDPFSKPYLARSDLGAGVLTVRPITPLRIDNTYLFSRLRTRETNANVFNNHIIRSQWNLQINRQLSLRAIMQYSATLTQNQPGNELNIFTFLPTTKNFNTDFLITYLVHPGTAVYVGYNSNQQNLDPALALGEFGSVARSNRLINDGRLFFVKVSYLFRF, encoded by the coding sequence TTGTCCAGAAAGTTTGGATTGAAGGCCTGTGTGTCCCTGGGGGCAGTGTTCTTTCTGCCGATGATGGTTCGGGCGCTTCCGCCCGGATTTCCCTCTGCCTCACCTTCCTCGCAAGTCCAATCAGAAGCCGCCACTCCCGCACCCCAGCGACTTTCCACCGATTCCGAAGGCGGCCTGGTCATTCCCCGCCTTTCCCGCGCTCCAACTCTTGAAGAGTTCCTCACCATGCAGCCGGAAGGCGAAGCTGCGCTCGCCATGGCTAAGGTCACAAAGTTTGTCCAGCGCGATCCCCACGACGGCGAACCCGTTACCCAACCCACCGAAGCCTATCTCGGATACGACGACAAGAATCTCTACGTCGTCTTCGTCTGTCACGACGATCCCGCGAAAATTCGCGCCCACGAAACTCGACGCGAAGGCTTCGATGGCACCGACGACGATGTCGCCATCATGCTCGACACGTTTCACGATCGCCGTCGTGCTTATGAATTTGAAGTCAATCCCAAAGGCATTCAGTGGGACGCCGTTTGGACCGAAGCTTCATTCGCTGACACCGGCGGCAACTTCGACACCTCGTTCGATACCGTGTGGAATTCCAAAGGAAAAGTTACCAGCCAGGGCTACGTCGCCTGGATGGCCATCCCATTTCGCAGCCTGCGCTTCAGTTCCGCACACGATCAGACGTGGGGCATCATCCTGCTGCGCGAAATTATTCGCGATAACGAGAAGTCGTTCTGGCCGCACATCTCCGTCAACCGTGAAGGTCGGCTCGGCCAGGCTGGAACCGCCAAGGGGCTCAGTGGGATTTCTCCGGGCCGCAACATTCAGCTCATTCCTTACACGCTGTTGAATTCCTTCCACAGCGTCGACGACCGCGTCGCGGGAGGCACGCCTTGCCCCACGCCGCTTCTGCCCGATCGCAATTGCGCCGCGTTTCAGAATCGCGATATCGGCGGAACCTTCGGCCTCGACGGCAAGCTGATTCTCAAGGACAGCCTGGTGCTCGACGTGACCGCCAATCCTGACTTCAGCCAGGTCGAATCCGACCAGCCCCAGGTTACCGTCAACCAGCGCTACGAAGTCTACTTTCCCGAGAAGCGTCCGTTCTTCATCGAGAACGCCGACTACTTCCGCACACCGATCGACCTGTTCTTCACGCGACGCATCGTCAATCCCACCGGCGGAATTCGTTTGACCGGCAAAGTCGGACCCTACTCGCTCGGAATTTTATCCAGCGACGATCGCGGCCCCGGATTGACCCGGGATCCCAACGATAGAGATCTCTTCAAGTCGCGCGACTATTTCACCATCGCGCGCGTCTCACGCGACATCTTCAAGCAGTCCAGCATCGGTGCGATTTTTACAGATTGGGAATCCCCGGCGACTTCGAACGTCAACCTCGACCGCCGCAGCGATTTCAATCGCGTCGGCGGCATCGACTCGCGGCTCAAGTTTTCCACGAACTGGACTGCGGACCTTCAAGCCGTGGTGAGTTCCACAAATTTCGGCGGTTTCTACTCATTCGGCGAAAACTACAAAGCCGACGTGACCTACACCAGCCGCCATCTGAATCACACCGGCACATTCAACGACGTTAGCCCCGGTTTCACTACCGTCCCCGGATTCGTCACGCGTCCCGACATCCGTGAGTATCGCGATGACACGGCTTATTTCTTTCGCCCGAAACATGGACCAGTCGTCAGCTGGGGGCCGGAACTGTCCGGCCATTGGACGTGGGACCACAACGGTTTGCGTCTCGATACCGACTACTTGCCTAGTCTGAACGTCAACCTCAAGCGCCAGACGCGCATCAGCATCTTCCCGTATGAAGAATTCCGCGAGCGCCTCCGCCCATCGGACTATCCGGGAGTACTCGACAGCAGCGTGGATTTTCACGAGCACTCGAGCGGTCTAAACGTCTCCAGTTCGCCGTTTGCGCAGTTAACTCTCGGTGGGTACTACTTCTGGGGTGATGCCGTAAATTTCATTCCCGGATCAGTCGATCCATTCAGCAAACCGTATCTGGCCCGCTCGGACCTGGGCGCTGGAGTGTTGACCGTGCGTCCGATCACGCCCCTCAGGATCGACAACACATATTTATTCAGCCGTCTGCGCACGCGCGAAACCAACGCGAATGTTTTTAATAATCACATCATCCGCAGCCAGTGGAACCTGCAAATCAATCGGCAACTGTCCTTGCGCGCGATCATGCAATACAGCGCCACGCTCACGCAGAATCAACCTGGAAATGAACTCAACATCTTCACGTTTCTGCCCACGACGAAGAACTTCAATACCGATTTTCTGATTACCTACCTCGTGCATCCCGGCACGGCAGTCTATGTCGGCTACAACAGCAACCAGCAGAACCTCGACCCCGCCCTCGCCCTCGGCGAATTCGGAAGCGTCGCTCGTTCCAATCGCCTCATCAACGACGGACGCCTCTTCTTCGTAAAAGTCTCCTACCTCTTCCGCTTCTGA
- the tilS gene encoding tRNA lysidine(34) synthetase TilS: MHDLAERLLKTIRKQELIRAGDRLGVAVSGGADSVGLLLLLVELRAELGIGLSVVHVNHKLRGQESDEDERFVAELARQQGLELHKDVAGMIDRTSGIEAGARKLRYDFFRKLAAEGRVTKVATAHTLDDQAETVLLRMLRGAGIRGLAGIHPRLKLEETGGEVVRPLLGFRRADVESYLRERGQTWREDSSNRDLSFLRNRVRHRLLPVLKKDFGTAAVENLADLAEIARGEEEHWVEGHPEVRPTEEGGRLEVSALTTQPVAGQRRLIRGWLEANAADPTVSFRLIEEVRELAFGPAGKRVELPGGGRFVRRTQREICLEAGRDPRLSDYEYRLSVPGAVDVPELGIRMEAMLVEQDAVPQDERGGLLDPAKLTGEVTVRNWRAGDRFWPAHTKAEKKVKDLLSNRHIVGEAKGNWPVVVAGGSLVWMRGFAAPADVGAEGMGIWIRVVERAGAKAPSNR, from the coding sequence GTGCACGATCTGGCGGAGCGGCTGCTGAAAACAATTCGCAAGCAGGAACTGATCCGGGCGGGAGATCGGCTGGGCGTGGCCGTGTCTGGGGGCGCAGATTCGGTGGGGCTCCTGCTTCTGCTGGTCGAATTGCGAGCGGAGCTAGGAATCGGATTGTCAGTGGTGCACGTCAATCACAAGCTGCGCGGACAGGAGTCCGATGAAGACGAGCGTTTTGTAGCCGAGCTGGCTCGTCAGCAAGGGCTGGAATTGCATAAGGATGTCGCGGGAATGATTGATCGGACGTCTGGAATTGAAGCGGGCGCGCGGAAACTGCGCTATGACTTCTTTCGGAAGCTGGCGGCAGAGGGTCGCGTGACGAAGGTCGCTACTGCGCACACGCTGGATGATCAGGCGGAGACGGTGCTGCTCCGAATGTTGCGCGGGGCGGGGATTCGAGGGCTGGCCGGGATTCATCCGCGGCTGAAGCTGGAGGAGACGGGCGGTGAGGTGGTGCGTCCGCTGCTTGGTTTTCGGCGGGCCGACGTGGAGAGTTATCTGCGAGAGCGCGGACAGACTTGGCGGGAAGATTCTTCCAATCGCGATCTGTCATTTTTGCGCAATCGGGTTCGGCATCGCTTGCTGCCAGTGTTGAAGAAAGATTTCGGGACGGCGGCGGTGGAGAATCTTGCGGACCTAGCGGAAATCGCGCGTGGGGAAGAAGAGCATTGGGTGGAGGGGCATCCGGAGGTTCGTCCAACAGAGGAAGGAGGTCGTCTGGAGGTGAGCGCGTTGACGACGCAGCCGGTCGCGGGGCAGCGGCGGTTGATTCGGGGATGGCTGGAAGCGAATGCAGCGGATCCGACGGTTTCGTTTCGTTTGATTGAAGAAGTGCGGGAACTTGCGTTCGGTCCGGCGGGCAAGCGAGTGGAACTGCCGGGCGGTGGGCGGTTCGTGCGTCGCACGCAGCGCGAGATTTGCCTGGAAGCGGGCCGCGATCCGAGATTGTCGGACTATGAATACCGATTGTCCGTTCCGGGCGCGGTTGATGTCCCGGAATTGGGGATTCGGATGGAAGCGATGTTGGTGGAACAGGATGCGGTTCCGCAGGACGAGCGTGGTGGATTGCTTGATCCAGCAAAGTTGACGGGAGAAGTCACGGTGCGCAACTGGCGCGCGGGGGATCGCTTCTGGCCGGCGCACACGAAGGCAGAAAAGAAGGTAAAAGACCTGCTCAGCAATCGGCATATTGTCGGCGAGGCAAAGGGGAACTGGCCGGTAGTCGTGGCGGGCGGGAGTCTGGTGTGGATGCGGGGATTTGCGGCGCCGGCGGATGTTGGGGCGGAGGGAATGGGAATTTGGATTCGAGTGGTGGAAAGGGCGGGGGCTAAAGCCCCGTCCAATAGGTGA
- a CDS encoding energy transducer TonB produces the protein MKILARPIVVGVIVVAAALLSGSKDAWAQEAAAKRTLLEHVAPPCPTLARSMGVSGTVKMEALVAPDGSVKTVDVLGGHPVLAQAAANAVRRWRWEKSTRETREVVQIKFSPTE, from the coding sequence ATGAAAATTTTGGCACGTCCGATTGTGGTGGGCGTGATTGTTGTTGCTGCCGCCTTACTTTCGGGGTCAAAGGACGCCTGGGCGCAGGAGGCTGCCGCAAAGCGAACGTTGCTGGAGCATGTAGCACCGCCTTGTCCGACACTGGCCCGAAGCATGGGAGTGTCGGGTACGGTGAAGATGGAAGCGCTGGTCGCCCCGGATGGAAGCGTAAAGACCGTTGACGTCCTGGGAGGGCACCCCGTTCTGGCCCAGGCTGCGGCGAACGCGGTGCGGCGGTGGCGATGGGAAAAGTCCACGCGCGAGACCCGGGAAGTCGTACAGATCAAGTTTTCTCCTACCGAATAG
- a CDS encoding TonB-dependent receptor encodes MSTHNTIRTTLIPALVTLIFAIIPPAAHASILGSVRGLIHDPQHRPVTGATVKLHATNSQFEQTATSTDAGEFTFEKIPIGEYTVDVQSTGFRTEQQHLALSSSRDVRLHFSLTLAATTETVEVQDAPMTVNPTSSTTATLISRADIAQTPGADQSNSLAMITSTVPSAYIVHDQLHIRGGHQVSWLLDGVPVPNTNIASNVGPQFDPKDIDYLEVQRGGYNAEYGDRSYGVFNVVTRSGFERNRQAELTTSYGSFNNTDNQISFGDHSERLAYYGSFSGYRNDLGLETPITRVQHDQAAGLGGFGSIIFNKTANDQLRFVTSVRGDHYQVPIDPNDPATADNRDVENERDAFVNFSWIHTAGPGLTFTVSPFYHFNRAHYAGNFVGTFNGNPADAVAIPEDDRGSNYFGGTAMLAIQRGKHNARIGLQSWGQRDNQLFGVASSDPEQTPLHIRDTAWGSVSAIFLEDQVHLTDWLTVNAGVRLTRFQGPRQLDGETSQSIRVNDNAADPRIGAALRIPKLNWVARAFYGRYYQAPPLLTVTGALLNQCTDAGCNFAPLHGERDEQREFGLAIPVKGWTIDLSNFRTGAKNFFDHDALGNSNIFFPLTLDHARIRGWEVSASSPRLANRVSWRLAYSHQHADWNGIVTGGLITGDVCEDPLCQLDHDQRDTLSTGANVNLPWHAWADFGISYGSGFVDGDGPTHLPSHTTYDLSLGKSFGENWSVRFTGLNLTNHHYLLDNSNTFGGTHFANPREVSVQLKYRFHF; translated from the coding sequence ATGAGCACCCACAACACGATCCGGACCACTCTCATCCCGGCGCTGGTAACCCTGATCTTTGCAATCATCCCGCCTGCTGCCCACGCCTCCATCCTCGGATCCGTCCGCGGCCTCATCCACGATCCCCAGCACCGTCCCGTCACCGGTGCGACCGTGAAACTCCACGCCACGAACTCGCAGTTCGAACAGACCGCCACCAGCACCGATGCCGGAGAATTCACATTCGAGAAGATTCCCATCGGTGAGTACACCGTGGATGTTCAATCCACCGGCTTTCGCACCGAGCAGCAGCATCTCGCACTCTCCTCCAGTCGTGACGTCCGCCTTCATTTTTCTCTCACATTGGCCGCCACGACGGAGACTGTGGAAGTCCAGGATGCACCCATGACCGTGAATCCGACTTCATCCACCACTGCCACCTTGATCAGCCGCGCAGACATCGCCCAGACTCCCGGTGCCGACCAATCCAATTCGCTGGCCATGATCACCAGCACCGTGCCCAGCGCCTATATCGTCCACGACCAGCTTCACATCCGCGGCGGACACCAAGTCTCCTGGCTCCTCGACGGCGTGCCCGTCCCCAACACCAACATCGCCTCCAACGTCGGACCGCAATTCGATCCTAAAGACATCGACTACCTTGAAGTGCAGCGTGGCGGATACAACGCCGAATACGGAGACCGCAGCTACGGCGTCTTCAACGTCGTGACCCGTTCTGGCTTCGAGCGCAACCGCCAGGCCGAACTCACCACCAGTTACGGGAGCTTCAACAACACTGACAATCAAATCAGTTTCGGCGACCACTCCGAGCGCCTCGCCTACTACGGCAGCTTTTCCGGATATCGCAACGACCTCGGCCTCGAAACTCCCATCACCCGCGTGCAGCACGATCAGGCGGCCGGTCTCGGTGGATTCGGCTCCATCATTTTCAACAAGACTGCGAACGATCAGTTGAGGTTCGTCACCTCCGTCCGCGGCGATCATTACCAGGTCCCGATTGATCCCAACGATCCCGCCACTGCTGACAATCGTGACGTCGAAAATGAACGCGATGCCTTCGTCAATTTTTCCTGGATTCACACCGCCGGCCCTGGCTTGACCTTCACCGTCTCGCCCTTCTACCACTTCAACCGCGCCCACTACGCCGGCAACTTTGTTGGCACCTTCAATGGAAATCCTGCTGACGCCGTCGCCATTCCCGAAGACGATCGCGGCTCCAACTACTTCGGCGGCACGGCCATGCTGGCCATCCAGCGCGGTAAGCACAACGCTCGCATCGGACTGCAATCCTGGGGACAACGTGACAATCAACTTTTCGGCGTGGCCAGCAGCGATCCCGAACAGACTCCACTCCACATCCGCGACACCGCCTGGGGATCGGTCTCCGCGATCTTTCTTGAAGACCAGGTTCACCTGACCGACTGGCTGACCGTCAACGCCGGAGTCCGCCTCACCCGCTTTCAAGGCCCGCGCCAGCTCGATGGCGAAACTTCACAATCCATCAGAGTGAATGACAACGCCGCCGACCCGCGTATCGGCGCAGCCCTCCGCATCCCGAAACTGAACTGGGTTGCCCGCGCATTTTATGGGCGCTACTATCAGGCTCCGCCGCTGCTCACCGTTACCGGAGCGTTGCTCAATCAATGCACCGACGCCGGATGCAACTTTGCGCCCCTGCACGGAGAGCGTGACGAGCAACGTGAGTTCGGCCTCGCCATCCCCGTCAAAGGCTGGACCATCGACCTCTCCAACTTCCGCACCGGAGCCAAGAACTTCTTCGACCATGACGCGCTCGGCAATTCCAACATCTTCTTCCCGCTCACCCTCGATCACGCGCGCATTCGCGGATGGGAAGTCAGCGCCTCATCTCCACGTCTTGCGAATCGCGTTTCCTGGCGCCTCGCCTATTCCCATCAGCACGCCGATTGGAATGGCATCGTCACCGGCGGCCTCATCACCGGAGACGTTTGCGAAGATCCGCTCTGCCAGCTCGACCACGATCAGCGCGACACTCTTTCCACCGGCGCGAACGTGAATTTGCCCTGGCACGCCTGGGCTGACTTCGGCATCAGCTACGGTTCTGGCTTCGTGGACGGCGACGGCCCCACCCACCTGCCATCCCACACCACCTACGACCTCTCGCTCGGCAAATCCTTCGGCGAAAACTGGAGCGTCCGTTTCACCGGACTAAATCTAACCAACCATCACTATCTCCTCGACAACAGCAACACCTTCGGCGGCACCCATTTCGCGAATCCCCGCGAAGTAAGCGTGCAGCTGAAATACCGCTTCCATTTCTGA
- a CDS encoding OmpH family outer membrane protein — MTSKFMRILVAAVFALSLSAWAQTAADNAGAPNAPSSAAATPLATGTKVGTINIEGAIFNCNEGRRDAEALSKKLEPKQAELKGVSDEIEGLKKQLSTQGDKMNEEAAATLRKQIETKQKAFERSVQDAREEAQGQQGEIMQRVLGKMAPVIAKYAADNGYGLLIDTSQQWPQGPVIMAGPSVDLTTQIIEAYNIKSGVPAPPASAGGTKPAAKPATSPAKPAAAPAPKPATSNPPKQ, encoded by the coding sequence ATGACCAGCAAGTTTATGAGAATTCTTGTGGCTGCAGTGTTCGCACTATCCCTGAGCGCATGGGCGCAGACCGCCGCGGACAACGCCGGCGCCCCCAACGCACCATCCTCTGCTGCTGCCACCCCGCTCGCCACCGGCACCAAGGTTGGCACCATTAACATTGAAGGCGCAATCTTCAACTGCAACGAAGGTCGCCGTGACGCCGAAGCCCTCAGCAAGAAGCTCGAACCCAAGCAGGCCGAACTGAAGGGGGTCAGCGACGAAATCGAAGGCCTCAAGAAGCAGCTCAGCACCCAGGGCGACAAGATGAACGAGGAAGCCGCCGCCACCCTTCGCAAACAGATCGAGACCAAGCAAAAAGCATTCGAACGCTCGGTCCAGGACGCCCGCGAAGAAGCGCAGGGCCAGCAGGGCGAGATCATGCAGCGCGTGCTCGGCAAGATGGCGCCCGTGATCGCGAAGTACGCTGCCGACAACGGCTACGGACTTCTCATCGACACCTCTCAACAATGGCCGCAAGGTCCCGTAATCATGGCTGGACCCTCCGTTGACCTCACCACCCAGATCATCGAAGCCTACAACATTAAGTCGGGAGTGCCCGCACCGCCAGCATCCGCTGGAGGAACGAAGCCTGCGGCGAAGCCCGCAACCTCGCCTGCGAAACCGGCGGCTGCCCCGGCTCCCAAGCCTGCCACGAGCAATCCGCCGAAGCAGTAA
- a CDS encoding energy transducer TonB, with protein sequence MFNTLETSWDHSARRGWSALASFTAQAMALSLLLLIPLLIVPGPPHLMFWERVILPPPGRTAPPVLRQHPAEQATTNLNGEHVIAPPSIPDTIADVHDRPVADTPDLRNLPLDGGIGPARRGVDNSVGNSIAVVPPKPPAPTHPLKISHWAEGNLIFRVQPVYPPLARQARIQGTVQLRAIISKQGTIENLILESGHPMLAGAAIDAVRQWRYRPYLLNDDPIEIETEITVNFLLSGN encoded by the coding sequence ATGTTCAACACGCTCGAAACTTCCTGGGATCACTCCGCCCGCCGCGGTTGGTCCGCTCTCGCATCCTTCACCGCGCAAGCCATGGCATTGAGTTTGTTGTTGCTCATCCCGCTGTTGATCGTTCCAGGCCCGCCGCACCTCATGTTCTGGGAGAGGGTCATTCTTCCGCCTCCCGGCCGAACTGCGCCGCCCGTGCTTCGTCAGCATCCCGCAGAGCAAGCCACCACCAATCTCAATGGAGAACACGTGATTGCGCCACCCAGTATTCCGGACACGATCGCCGATGTGCACGATAGGCCGGTTGCGGACACGCCTGACCTCAGAAATTTGCCACTAGATGGTGGAATAGGACCGGCTCGACGTGGCGTCGACAATTCAGTCGGAAATTCCATCGCGGTCGTTCCGCCCAAGCCCCCAGCTCCCACGCACCCTCTGAAGATTTCTCACTGGGCGGAAGGCAATCTCATCTTTCGCGTGCAGCCCGTCTATCCACCACTCGCTCGCCAGGCGCGCATTCAAGGAACGGTGCAACTGCGAGCCATCATCAGCAAACAAGGGACAATCGAAAATCTGATCTTGGAGAGCGGACATCCCATGCTCGCCGGAGCCGCCATCGACGCCGTCCGTCAATGGCGCTATCGTCCCTACCTCCTCAACGACGACCCCATAGAAATCGAAACCGAAATCACCGTGAACTTCTTGTTGTCGGGGAACTAG